A stretch of Bombina bombina isolate aBomBom1 chromosome 2, aBomBom1.pri, whole genome shotgun sequence DNA encodes these proteins:
- the RPL17 gene encoding 60S ribosomal protein L17 translates to MVRYSLDPENPTKSCKARGSNLRVHFKNTRETAQAIKGMHIRKATKFLKDVTLKKQCVPFRRYNGGVGRCAQAKQWDWTQGRWPKKSADFLLHMLKNAESNAELKGLDVDSLVIEHIQVNKAPKMRRRTYRAHGRINPYMSSPCHIEMILTEKEQIVPKPEEEVAQKKKVSQKKLKKQKLMARD, encoded by the exons ATGGTCCGCTACTCACTTGACCCCGAAAACCCTACAAAAT CATGCAAAGCACGGGGTTCCAATCTCAGAGTACATTTTAAG aaCACTCGCGAGACTGCTCAAGCTATCAAGGGCATGCACATTCGCAAGGCCACAAAGTTCTTAAAAGATGTCACCCTAAAGAAGCAGTGTGTTCCTTTCCGCCGTTACAATGGAGGTGTTGGCAGGTGTGCCCAG gctaagCAATGGGACTGGACACAGGGGCGATGGCCTAAGAAGAGTGCAGATTTCCTCCTGCACATGTTGAAGAATGCAGAGAGCAATGCAGAACTCAAG gGTTTGGATGTTGATTCTCTGGTCATTGAGCACATCCAGGTGAACAAGGCCCCTAAGATGCGCAGGCGCACCTACCGTGCTCACGGACGCATCAACCCTTACATGAGCTCCCCTTGCCACATTGAAATGATCTTAACAGAGAAGGAGCAGATTGTCCCTAAACCAGAGGAGGAAGTTGCTCAAAAGAAAAAG gtctCCCAGAAAAAGCTGAAAAAGCAGAAACTAATGGCTCGGGATTAA